Sequence from the Hamadaea flava genome:
GCGTTCGGCGCCGAGGTGGTCCACGTGCCGCAGCGCGGGTTCGGCGCGGCCGTCCACGCTGGACTCGAAGCGGCCACCGCCGACGTGGTCTGCATAGTGGACGCCGATGGCTCGTTCGACCTGCGCGACCTGCCCCGGGTCGTCGAACCGGTGGTCGCCGGGCAGGCCGACCTGATGCTCGGCCGGCGTACGCCCGGCCCCGGCGCCTGGCCATGGCACGCCCAGCAGGCCAACCGGCTGCTCGCCTGGTGGCTGCGCGGCGAACTGGACGTCGACATCCACGATCTCGGTCCGATGCGGGCCGCCCGCCGAACGGAGTTGCTGGGTCTCGGTCTGCGGGACCGGCGGTTCGGCTATCCACTGGAGATGATCGTCGCCGCCGCCCGGGCCGGCTGGCGCATCGCCGAGGTGCCCGTCGCGTACGCCCCGCGCGCCGAGGGCACGAAGTCGAAGGTGACCGGCACCGTGCTCGGCACCGCCCGCACCGTCCGGGACATGACCAAGGTGCTGGCCGGATGAGGGCGCAGGTGCTCGTACTGGCCAAGGAGCCGGTGCCGGGCCGGGTGAAGACCCGCCTCTGCCCGCCGTGCACGCCCGAACAGGCGGCGGCGTTGGCGTACGCGGCGATCGAGGACACGCTCGACGCCGTCGACGGCAGCTCGGCACGCCGACGGACGCTGGTCGCCGACGGAGTCCTGCGACCGCGTACGAGGTGGCGTCTCGTCCCGCAGAGCGCCGGTGACCTCGACGTACGCCTCGCGCACGCGTTCTCGCGTACCGCCGCGCCGGCAACGGCGACGCTGCTGATCGGCATGGACACGCCGCAGGCGACGCCGGCCCTGCTGGACGAGGCGGCGAAGGCGGTCGAGGACGCGGACGCCGCGCTCGGGCTGGCCGAGGACGGCGGCTGGTGGGCGCTGACTCTGCGCGATCCGGCCCACGCCGAGCTGCTGCGGGGCATCCCGACCTCTCGGCCGGACACCGGCGAGCGGACGCTGCGGCGGCTGCGGGCCACCGGGCTGAGCGTCGTCGACCTGCCTGTGCTGCGCGACGTCGACACCGCCGCCGACGCCGTGGAGGTCGCCCAGCAGTGTCCGGACGGCCGCTTCGCCGCCGCCGTAGCGAAGTGCCTCGGATGATCACCGCCCTCGCCCTCTACGGTGGAGCGCTGCGGCGCGACACCCGGTTGCACGTGCTCGACCTGGCCGGGCGTTCGCTGCGGCACCTCGACACCGGCGCGTGGCACCGGCTGCGTCCCGGTGACCGCGGTGTCCTCGACCGGTGCGGCGGTCCGACGCTGGACGTCGGCTGCGGACCGGGCCGGCTGGCCGCCGCCCTCGGCGCGACCGGGATCGCCGCGCTCGGCATCGACGTCAGCCCGACCGCCGTACGCCTAGCCCGCCGCCGCGGCGCGACCGCCGTGCACGCCGACGTCTTCGGCCCCGTCCCCGGGGCGGGAACCTGGCGGCACGCGCTGCTCATCGACGGCAACATCGGCATCGGTGGCGACCCGGCACGGCTGCTGCGCCGGTGCGCCGAACTGGTCGGCTCGACCGGTACGGTGCTGGTGGAGACCGATCCGCCCGGGACCGCCTGCTGGTCCGGCCCGGTCGTGCTGCACGACGGCGACCGCGAGAGCACGCCGTTCCCGTGGGCCCTGGTCGCGGCGGACCGGCTCGGCGGGCCGGCGGCCGAAGCGGGCCTGCGCGTTTACGAGACCTGGCATGAGACCGGGCACGAGGAGGGTCGATGGTTCACCTGCCTCGGGCGGTGAGCCGCCTGCGGTCGCCCCGGCTGACCAGCCAGCTCGGCCTGATGCTCGGCGTCGCGTTCGCGATCTGCCTGCTCACCGGGTATCTCAGCCATGCGATCCAGCACCCGCCCGGCTGGTTCTTCTGGCCGCCGCGGCCGGTCGGCCTCTACCGGGTCACCCAAGGCCTCCACGTCGCGACCGGCATCGCGATCGTCCCGCTGCTCGGCGCGAAGATCTGGTCGGTCTACCCCAAGCTCTTCCGCTGGCCACCCGCCCGCGACGTCGCGCACGGCCTCGAACGGCTGAGCCTCGCGTTGCTCGTGGCTGCGGCCGGCTTCCAGGTGCTCACCGGCCTGCTCAACATCGCCAGATGGTACGCGCCGATGGGGTTCTTCTTCACCGTCGCTCACTTCTGGACCGCCTGGATCGCCGCAGGCGCGATCGCAATCCACATCGGAGTGAAGCTGCCCGTGATCCGCCGCGCCCTGACGGCCAAGGTACGCCCGGCTCCGGCCGATGACGGGTGGACCCGGCGCGGTTTCCTCGCCACCGTCGGGGCGGCGATCGGCGTCGTCACCGTGGCCACGGTCGGCCAGACGGTACGCCCGCTGGCCGGGATCTCCGTGCTCGCGCCGCGCGATCCCCGGGTCGGAGTCCAGGGTGTGCCGGTCAACGGGTCCGCCGCGGCGGCCGGCGTACGCGACCGGGCGCTGCATTCGGCGTACCAGCTGGAAGTGATCGGCCCGAGCGGCACGAAGCGGTTGTCGCTCGCGGACCTGACGGCTCTGCCGCAGCGGGCCGCAAGCCTGCCGATCACCTGTGTGGAGGGCTGGAGCGCGGACGCCGTGTGGACCGGAGTGCGGCTGCGCGACCTGGTGGCGCTGGTCGGCGGGGGACCGGACGACACGGTGACGGTGGAGTCGTTACAGGAGAACGGCCCCTATCGGCTGTCAACTGTGGAGCCGCCGCACGCGCGCGATCCGCTGACGCTGGTGGCGTTGCGATTGCACGGCGAACCGCTGGATCTGGACCACGGCTACCCGTGCCGGCTGATCGCGCCGAACCGGCCCGGCGTCCTGCAGACCAAATGGCTCGCCCGGATCACGGTAGGCGTGGCATGACCCTGATCCGCCGCCTGCTCGTCGCCTCGGGCGTCGTCCTCGTAGTGGTCGGCGCGGTCGGCGTCCTGCGCTCGGCCTCGGTCGGGCTGTGGCCCTACCTCCGGTTCCTCGTCGTCAGCGCGCTGTACGCCGACCTGCTGGTGATGCCGCTCGTGCTGCTCGCGGGAGTGCTCGCGACGCGGCTCCTGCCGCCGTGGCTGCGGGTGCCCGTGCAGGGTGCGCTCTACGTCTCCGCCGTCGTCACGTTCGTCTCGCTCCCGCTGCTCCTGGGCTACGGGCGGGACGTCAGACTGCCGTCCGCGCTGCCCCGCGACTACCCGCGCGGCCTGCTTCTCGTGCTGGCCGCCGTGTGGACCGTCGCCCTCCTCCTCGCCCTGTACCGCCTCCTCCGCCGTCCTCCCGCGCGCCCTCCCGCGCGCTGACCTCCGCCGCCCTCCCGGGCGCCCCTCCCGGGCGCCCCTCCCGGGCCGCCCTCCCGACGCTCTGGTGCAGATCACGGTTACGCAGGCTTCCCCAGCCCGTTTTTGCCTGCGTAACCGTGATCTGCAACGATCCCGGCTTACCAGGTCTTGCCGGCCTGCTCCCGGATCGTCCGGTTGATCCGGTTAAAGAAGTTGGTCAGCGCGATATTGAGGATGATCGCCGAGAGCTGCTTGTCCCCGAAGTGGGCGGCGGCGTCAGCCCAGATCTCGTCGGTGACTCCTGCCGCGCCGTCCTGAATCCGGGTGGCCGCCTCGGTCAACGCCAGCGCCGCCCGCTCCGGCTCGGAGTAGAACGGCGTCTCGCGCCAGGTGACCACGTTGTGCAGGCGCTCGTCGGTCTCCCCGTTCTTCTTCGCCGTCGCGACGGCGGCGTACACGCACGGGCTGCACCCGTTGATCTGGCTCGCGCGCAGGTGAACCAGCTCCAGTACGCGCGGATCGACGCCGCCGGAGTGGATCTCCTTGTACAGGTGCTGGATGGCGGTCATCACATCGGGACTCGCCGCGCTCTTCAGCCGTGCTTCCATCGAACTGCTCCCTCATTCGGTTACCTGAGCCCTTCCGGGCCCGTCATCACCCATGACGGAGCGGTTCTGAGGAAGGTAACAACATGCCCGACACCAGCCCGGCGGACCTTGTGGCCGCGGCCTTCGAAGCTCAGCGCGATCGACTGCACGCGGTGGCGTACCGCATGCTCGGGTCGCACGCGGACGCCGACGACGTGGTTCAGGAGGCCTGGCTGCGGCTCTCCCGCCAGGACACGGACGTCATCCAGAACCTCGCCGCCTGGTTGACCACCGTCGTCGGCCGGATCAGCCTCGACGTGCTGCGTTCGCGTCAGACCCGGCCGGAGGCCGCCTACGACGGGCTGACCGATCTCGTGGTGACCGCCGACGACGGCGGCGATCCGGAAGAGGACGCCGCACTGGCCGATTCGGTCGGGCTCGCGCTGCTCGTCGTCCTTGAATCGCTGGGACCGAGCGAGCGGCTGGCCTTCGTGCTGCACGACCTGTTCGGGGTGCCGTTCGACGAGATCGCCCAGATCCTCGGCAAGTCCACCGACGCCGCCAAGATGATGGCCAGCCGCGCCCGTCGGAAGGTACGGGCGAACGAGCCACCGTCGTCCGCGCCACCGGAGCAGCGTGCGGTCGTCGACGCGTTCCTGACGGCGGCCCGGAACGGGGACTTCGCGGGCCTGCTGCGCGTCCTGGATCCCGAGGTGAGACTGACCATCGACGCCCCGGGCGGCGAGATCGTCGTGCTCGGCGCGACGAAGGTCGCCACCGGCGCGCAGCTCGGCGTCGGAGCCGGCGCGGCCTCGGCGGGCCGTTCGGTGCTGGTCGACGGCCGCCCCGGAATGCTGGTCTGGCGGGCGAACGGCAGCCCGATGTCGCTGCTCGCGTTCACGGTCGTGGACGGTCGCATCGCGGCCATCCTCGCGGTCACCGACCCGGCCCGGCTCGCCTCCCTGGACCTCCCCGAGCCCCTGTGACCCGCTTGCCGTCGGCCGCTCGTTGGCCGCTGCCGCTTGTTAGGCGCTGGATCAGGGTTCCCGGTCGAATCTCGCCGGGGAGCCTCTCGGGCGAGCCGCCAGGAGTGCAGTCAGCCAAGATTCGACACGGATCCCTGATCCGGTGCCCGGACGAGCGGTGCGCCTAGGCGGGGAGGCGTACCTCGAAGCGGCAGCCGTCGCCCGCGTTGCGCGCCGCCACGGTGCCGCCGTGCGCTTCGACCAGTCCGCGGACGATCGCCAACCCGAGGCCGCCGCCCGCGCCGGTGTCCGGCGTACGCGCGCGTGACCCTCGGAAGGCCACGTCGAAGACCCGGTCGAGGTCGGCCTCGGGGATGCCGCCGCAGGTGTCGCTCACGGCCAGCCAGGGTCCGGCGGCGTCCCGCCCGCCGTCGATGGTGACGGTGCCGTCCGGCGGCGTGTAGCGCACGGCGTTGAGCACCAGGTTCGCCACGACCCGGCCTAGTTCCCGCTCGCTGGCCTTCACCGTCGGCCAGGCCGCGTGGACCGGCGTACGCAGT
This genomic interval carries:
- a CDS encoding class I SAM-dependent methyltransferase; amino-acid sequence: MITALALYGGALRRDTRLHVLDLAGRSLRHLDTGAWHRLRPGDRGVLDRCGGPTLDVGCGPGRLAAALGATGIAALGIDVSPTAVRLARRRGATAVHADVFGPVPGAGTWRHALLIDGNIGIGGDPARLLRRCAELVGSTGTVLVETDPPGTACWSGPVVLHDGDRESTPFPWALVAADRLGGPAAEAGLRVYETWHETGHEEGRWFTCLGR
- a CDS encoding glycosyltransferase family 2 protein; translated protein: MVDIILPCLNEAAALPLVLTGLPTGYRAIVADNGSTDDSVAVARAFGAEVVHVPQRGFGAAVHAGLEAATADVVCIVDADGSFDLRDLPRVVEPVVAGQADLMLGRRTPGPGAWPWHAQQANRLLAWWLRGELDVDIHDLGPMRAARRTELLGLGLRDRRFGYPLEMIVAAARAGWRIAEVPVAYAPRAEGTKSKVTGTVLGTARTVRDMTKVLAG
- a CDS encoding sigma-70 family RNA polymerase sigma factor codes for the protein MPDTSPADLVAAAFEAQRDRLHAVAYRMLGSHADADDVVQEAWLRLSRQDTDVIQNLAAWLTTVVGRISLDVLRSRQTRPEAAYDGLTDLVVTADDGGDPEEDAALADSVGLALLVVLESLGPSERLAFVLHDLFGVPFDEIAQILGKSTDAAKMMASRARRKVRANEPPSSAPPEQRAVVDAFLTAARNGDFAGLLRVLDPEVRLTIDAPGGEIVVLGATKVATGAQLGVGAGAASAGRSVLVDGRPGMLVWRANGSPMSLLAFTVVDGRIAAILAVTDPARLASLDLPEPL
- a CDS encoding TIGR04282 family arsenosugar biosynthesis glycosyltransferase — protein: MRAQVLVLAKEPVPGRVKTRLCPPCTPEQAAALAYAAIEDTLDAVDGSSARRRTLVADGVLRPRTRWRLVPQSAGDLDVRLAHAFSRTAAPATATLLIGMDTPQATPALLDEAAKAVEDADAALGLAEDGGWWALTLRDPAHAELLRGIPTSRPDTGERTLRRLRATGLSVVDLPVLRDVDTAADAVEVAQQCPDGRFAAAVAKCLG
- a CDS encoding carboxymuconolactone decarboxylase family protein, giving the protein MEARLKSAASPDVMTAIQHLYKEIHSGGVDPRVLELVHLRASQINGCSPCVYAAVATAKKNGETDERLHNVVTWRETPFYSEPERAALALTEAATRIQDGAAGVTDEIWADAAAHFGDKQLSAIILNIALTNFFNRINRTIREQAGKTW
- a CDS encoding molybdopterin-dependent oxidoreductase; the protein is MVHLPRAVSRLRSPRLTSQLGLMLGVAFAICLLTGYLSHAIQHPPGWFFWPPRPVGLYRVTQGLHVATGIAIVPLLGAKIWSVYPKLFRWPPARDVAHGLERLSLALLVAAAGFQVLTGLLNIARWYAPMGFFFTVAHFWTAWIAAGAIAIHIGVKLPVIRRALTAKVRPAPADDGWTRRGFLATVGAAIGVVTVATVGQTVRPLAGISVLAPRDPRVGVQGVPVNGSAAAAGVRDRALHSAYQLEVIGPSGTKRLSLADLTALPQRAASLPITCVEGWSADAVWTGVRLRDLVALVGGGPDDTVTVESLQENGPYRLSTVEPPHARDPLTLVALRLHGEPLDLDHGYPCRLIAPNRPGVLQTKWLARITVGVA